One segment of Anopheles stephensi strain Indian chromosome 3, UCI_ANSTEP_V1.0, whole genome shotgun sequence DNA contains the following:
- the LOC118509527 gene encoding 2-oxoglutarate dehydrogenase, mitochondrial isoform X6, giving the protein MHRARTALHMVNPMGQQNFGAFLLKKPASKLTTELVAASSVKLYNSAAAEPFLNGSSSNYIDDMYNAWLRDPASVHASWDAYFRNNSYAAPPSLAPVPKNHVPAAQYLGSSLPAVAGGGVAVGGRIDDKLIDDHLAVQAIIRSYQIRGHNVARLDPLGINSADLDDKTPPELLYSSYRFEEADMERVFKLPSTTFIGGKEKFLPLREILGRLEKAYCNKIGVEFMFINSLEQCNWIRERFETPNIMTYTNEEKRLILARLTRATGFEAFLAKKFSSEKRFGLEGCEIMIPAMKEVIDVSTRLGVESIIMGMPHRGRLNVLANVCRKPLHQIFTQFAGLEAADDGSGDVKYHLGTYIERLNRVTNKNIRLAVVANPSHLEAVDPVVQGKTRAEQFYRGDGEGKKVMSILLHGDAAFCGQGVVFETMHLSDLPDYTTHGTIHIVVNNQIGFTTDPRHSRSSPYCTDVARVVNAPIFHVNGDDPEAVMHVCKVAAEWRATFHKDVIIDIVSYRRNGHNEIDEPMFTQPLMYKKIRGTKPALDIYANQLISEGVVTAEEVKSVKDKYEKICEEAFEQAKTETHIKYKDWIDSPWSGFFEGKDPLKVAPTGVIEETLVHIGNRFSSPPPNAAEFVIHKGLLRVLAARKEMLENKTIDWALAEAMAFGSLLKEGIHVRLSGQDVERGTFSHRHHVLHHQTVDKATYRPLCHLYPDQAPYTVCNSSLSEFGVLGFELGYSMTNPNALVCWEAQFGDFNNTAQCIIDQFVSSGQAKWVRQSGLVMLLPHGMEGMGPEHSSARVERFLQMCSDDPDYFPPESDEFAIRQLHDINWIVANCSTPGNYFHLLRRQIALPFRKPLIVLTPKSLLRHPECRSNFSEMTEGTDFQRLIPDALTAENPNQVKRVIFCTGRVYYDLLKARRDRKLDNDIAISRIEQISPFPYDLVKAECAKYPNAELVWAQEEHKNQGCWTYVQPRFDTAINSTRDFSYVGRPCGASTATGSKAQHLKELKNLLDDAMAL; this is encoded by the exons ATGCATCGCGCAAGAACAGCACTCCACATGGTGAACCCGATGGGTCAGCAGAACTTCGGAGCATTTCTGCTGAAGAAACCGGCGTCGAAG CTGACCACCGAACTGGTTGCCGCTTCGTCCGTGAAGCTTTACAACTCCGCCGCAGCCGAACCGTTCCTGAATGGTTCCTCGTCAAACTACATCGACGATATGTACAATGCGTGGCTGCGAGATCCAGCTTCCGTGCATGCG TCTTGGGATGCATATTTCCGCAATAACTCGTACGCCGCACCACCGAGCTTAGCTCCGGTGCCGAAGAACCATGTACCCGCCGCACAGTACCTCGGTAGCTCGCTGCCAGCCGTGGCAGGCGGTGGCGTCGCCGTCGGTGGACGCATCGACGATAAGCTGATCGATGATCATCTTGCCGTGCAAGCTATCATTCGCAGCTATCAG ATCAGAGGGCATAATGTGGCCCGGCTTGACCCGCTCGGCATCAATAGTGCAGACCTGGACGATAAAACTCCACCAGAGTTGCTGTACTCGTCCTACCGTTTCG AGGAAGCCGACATGGAGCGCGTGTTCAAGCTGCCGAGCACAACGTTCATCGGTGGCAAGGAAAAGTTCCTGCCGCTGCGTGAAATTCTGGGCCGGCTGGAGAAGGCGTACTGCAACAAGATCGGCGTCGAGTTCATGTTCATCAACTCGCTCGAACAGTGCAACTGGATCCGCGAGCGCTTCGAAACGCCCAACATCATGACGTACACGAACGAGGAGAAACGTTTGATCCTGGCTCGTCTGACGCGCGCGACCGGCTTCGAAGCGTTCCTGGCGAAGAAATTCTCGTCGGAAAAGCGTTTCGGGCTGGAGGGTTGTGAGATTATGATTCCCGCCATGAAGGAGGTAATCGACGTGTCGACGCGCCTTGGCGTTGAGTCGATCATCATGGGTATGCCGCACCGTGGTCGCTTGAACGTGCTGGCCAACGTGTGCCGCAAGCCGCTGCACCAGATCTTTACGCAGTTTGCCGGTTTGGAAGCGGCCGATGAT GGTTCCGGTGACGTAAAGTACCATCTGGGTACGTACATTGAGCGGCTGAACCGTGTGACGAACAAGAACATTCGTCTGGCCGTCGTCGCCAACCCGTCCCATCTGGAGGCGGTCGATCCGGTAGTCCAGGGTAAGACGCGCGCCGAACAGTTCTACCGCGGCGATGGCGAGGGCAAGAAGGTGATGTCGATCCTGCTGCACGGTGATGCCGCGTTCTGCGGACAGGGTGTGGTGTTCGAGACGATGCATTTGTCCGACCTGCCGGACTACACCACGCACGGTACGATCCACATTGTGGTGAACAATCAGATCGGCTTCACGACCGATCCGCGTCACTCGCGCTCGTCGCCCTACTGCACGGACGTGGCACGCGTCGTCAATGCGCCCATCTTCCACGTGAACGGTGACGATCCGGAAGCGGTGATGCACGTGTGCAAGGTGGCGGCCGAATGGCGCGCCACCTTCCACAAGGACGTCATCATCGATATCGTGAGCTACCGGCGCAACGGGCACAACGAAATCGATGAGCCAATGTTCACGCAGCCGCTCATGTACAAGAAGATCCGCGGCACCAAGCCGGCGCTCGATATCTACGCGAACCAGCTGATCAGCGAGGGAGTCGTGACGGCCGAGGAGGTGAAGAGCGTGAAGGACAAGTACGAGAAGATTTGCGAGGAAGCGTTCGAGCAGGCAAAGACCGAAACGCACATCAAGTACAAGGACTGGATCGATTCGCCGTGGTCGGGCTTCTTCGAGGGCAAGGACCCGCTGAAGGTCGCCCCGACCGGGGTGATCGAAGAGACGCTGGTCCACATCGGCAACCGTTTCTCGTCGCCACCCCCGAACGCGGCCGAATTCGTCATCCACAAGGGTTTGCTGCGTGTGCTGGCCGCGCGTAAGGAAatgttggaaaacaaaacgatcgatTGGGCGCTGGCCGAAGCGATGGCGTTTGGTTCGCTGCTGAAGGAAGGCATCCACGTCCGACTGTCCGGCCAGGACGTGGAGCGTGGCACATTCTCGCACCGTCATCACGTGCTGCACCATCAGACGGTCGACAAGGCGACGTACCGGCCGCTGTGCCACCTCTACCCGGATCAGGCCCCGTACACGGTGTGCAACAGCTCGCTGTCCGAGTTCGGTGTGCTCGGCTTTGAGTTGGGCTACTCGATGACCAACCCGAACGCGCTCGTCTGCTGGGAGGCCCAGTTCGGCGACTTCAACAACACCGCACAGTGCATTATCGATCAGTTCGTGTCGTCCGGACAGGCGAAATGGGTGCGCCAGAGCGGtttggtgatgctgctgccgcaCGGTATGGAGGGTATGGGACCGGAACATTCGTCGGCCCGCGTCGAGCGGTTCTTGCAGATGTGCTCGGACGATCCCGACTACTTCCCGCCAGAGTCGGACGAGTTTGCCATCCGGCAGCTGCACGACATCAACTGGATCGTGGCCAACTGTTCGACCCCGGGCAACTACTTCCACCTGCTGCGTCGCCAGATTGCGCTGCCGTTCCGCAAGCCGCTCATCGTGCTGACGCCCAAGTCGCTGCTGCGTCATCCGGAGTGCAGGAGCAACTTTAGCGAGATGACGGAGGGAACCGATTTCCAGCG ATTGATTCCCGACGCGCTGACCGCCGAAAACCCGAACCAGGTTAAGCGTGTGATTTTCTGTACTGGCCGTGTGTACTACGACCTGCTGAAGGCCCGTCGTGACCGCAAGCTGGATAACGATATTGCAATCAGCCGTATCGAACAG ATCTCGCCCTTCCCGTACGATCTGGTGAAGGCCGAATGCGCCAAATACCCGAACGCTGAGCTGGTGTGGGCCCAGGAGGAACACAAGAACCAGGGCTGCTGGACGTACGTGCAGCCACGCTTCGACACCGCGATCAACTCGACTCGTGATTTCAG
- the LOC118509527 gene encoding 2-oxoglutarate dehydrogenase, mitochondrial isoform X4 — MHRARTALHMVNPMGQQNFGAFLLKKPASKLTTELVAASSVKLYNSAAAEPFLNGSSSNYIDDMYNAWLRDPASVHASWDAYFRNNSYAAPPSLAPVPKNHVPAAQYLGSSLPAVAGGGVAVGGRIDDKLIDDHLAVQAIIRSYQIRGHNVARLDPLGINSADLDDKTPPELLYSSYRFVHQRILECISNEDRRLLMGMKEADMERVFKLPSTTFIGGKEKFLPLREILGRLEKAYCNKIGVEFMFINSLEQCNWIRERFETPNIMTYTNEEKRLILARLTRATGFEAFLAKKFSSEKRFGLEGCEIMIPAMKEVIDVSTRLGVESIIMGMPHRGRLNVLANVCRKPLHQIFTQFAGLEAADDGSGDVKYHLGTYIERLNRVTNKNIRLAVVANPSHLEAVDPVVQGKTRAEQFYRGDGEGKKVMSILLHGDAAFCGQGVVFETMHLSDLPDYTTHGTIHIVVNNQIGFTTDPRHSRSSPYCTDVARVVNAPIFHVNGDDPEAVMHVCKVAAEWRATFHKDVIIDIVSYRRNGHNEIDEPMFTQPLMYKKIRGTKPALDIYANQLISEGVVTAEEVKSVKDKYEKICEEAFEQAKTETHIKYKDWIDSPWSGFFEGKDPLKVAPTGVIEETLVHIGNRFSSPPPNAAEFVIHKGLLRVLAARKEMLENKTIDWALAEAMAFGSLLKEGIHVRLSGQDVERGTFSHRHHVLHHQTVDKATYRPLCHLYPDQAPYTVCNSSLSEFGVLGFELGYSMTNPNALVCWEAQFGDFNNTAQCIIDQFVSSGQAKWVRQSGLVMLLPHGMEGMGPEHSSARVERFLQMCSDDPDYFPPESDEFAIRQLHDINWIVANCSTPGNYFHLLRRQIALPFRKPLIVLTPKSLLRHPECRSNFSEMTEGTDFQRLIPDALTAENPNQVKRVIFCTGRVYYDLLKARRDRKLDNDIAISRIEQISPFPYDLVKAECAKYPNAELVWAQEEHKNQGCWTYVQPRFDTAINSTRDFSYVGRPCGASTATGSKAQHLKELKNLLDDAMAL; from the exons ATGCATCGCGCAAGAACAGCACTCCACATGGTGAACCCGATGGGTCAGCAGAACTTCGGAGCATTTCTGCTGAAGAAACCGGCGTCGAAG CTGACCACCGAACTGGTTGCCGCTTCGTCCGTGAAGCTTTACAACTCCGCCGCAGCCGAACCGTTCCTGAATGGTTCCTCGTCAAACTACATCGACGATATGTACAATGCGTGGCTGCGAGATCCAGCTTCCGTGCATGCG TCTTGGGATGCATATTTCCGCAATAACTCGTACGCCGCACCACCGAGCTTAGCTCCGGTGCCGAAGAACCATGTACCCGCCGCACAGTACCTCGGTAGCTCGCTGCCAGCCGTGGCAGGCGGTGGCGTCGCCGTCGGTGGACGCATCGACGATAAGCTGATCGATGATCATCTTGCCGTGCAAGCTATCATTCGCAGCTATCAG ATCAGAGGGCATAATGTGGCCCGGCTTGACCCGCTCGGCATCAATAGTGCAGACCTGGACGATAAAACTCCACCAGAGTTGCTGTACTCGTCCTACCGTTTCG TACACCAAAGGATCTTGGAGTGTATAAGCAATGAAGATCGTCGGCTGCTGATGGGGATGA AGGAAGCCGACATGGAGCGCGTGTTCAAGCTGCCGAGCACAACGTTCATCGGTGGCAAGGAAAAGTTCCTGCCGCTGCGTGAAATTCTGGGCCGGCTGGAGAAGGCGTACTGCAACAAGATCGGCGTCGAGTTCATGTTCATCAACTCGCTCGAACAGTGCAACTGGATCCGCGAGCGCTTCGAAACGCCCAACATCATGACGTACACGAACGAGGAGAAACGTTTGATCCTGGCTCGTCTGACGCGCGCGACCGGCTTCGAAGCGTTCCTGGCGAAGAAATTCTCGTCGGAAAAGCGTTTCGGGCTGGAGGGTTGTGAGATTATGATTCCCGCCATGAAGGAGGTAATCGACGTGTCGACGCGCCTTGGCGTTGAGTCGATCATCATGGGTATGCCGCACCGTGGTCGCTTGAACGTGCTGGCCAACGTGTGCCGCAAGCCGCTGCACCAGATCTTTACGCAGTTTGCCGGTTTGGAAGCGGCCGATGAT GGTTCCGGTGACGTAAAGTACCATCTGGGTACGTACATTGAGCGGCTGAACCGTGTGACGAACAAGAACATTCGTCTGGCCGTCGTCGCCAACCCGTCCCATCTGGAGGCGGTCGATCCGGTAGTCCAGGGTAAGACGCGCGCCGAACAGTTCTACCGCGGCGATGGCGAGGGCAAGAAGGTGATGTCGATCCTGCTGCACGGTGATGCCGCGTTCTGCGGACAGGGTGTGGTGTTCGAGACGATGCATTTGTCCGACCTGCCGGACTACACCACGCACGGTACGATCCACATTGTGGTGAACAATCAGATCGGCTTCACGACCGATCCGCGTCACTCGCGCTCGTCGCCCTACTGCACGGACGTGGCACGCGTCGTCAATGCGCCCATCTTCCACGTGAACGGTGACGATCCGGAAGCGGTGATGCACGTGTGCAAGGTGGCGGCCGAATGGCGCGCCACCTTCCACAAGGACGTCATCATCGATATCGTGAGCTACCGGCGCAACGGGCACAACGAAATCGATGAGCCAATGTTCACGCAGCCGCTCATGTACAAGAAGATCCGCGGCACCAAGCCGGCGCTCGATATCTACGCGAACCAGCTGATCAGCGAGGGAGTCGTGACGGCCGAGGAGGTGAAGAGCGTGAAGGACAAGTACGAGAAGATTTGCGAGGAAGCGTTCGAGCAGGCAAAGACCGAAACGCACATCAAGTACAAGGACTGGATCGATTCGCCGTGGTCGGGCTTCTTCGAGGGCAAGGACCCGCTGAAGGTCGCCCCGACCGGGGTGATCGAAGAGACGCTGGTCCACATCGGCAACCGTTTCTCGTCGCCACCCCCGAACGCGGCCGAATTCGTCATCCACAAGGGTTTGCTGCGTGTGCTGGCCGCGCGTAAGGAAatgttggaaaacaaaacgatcgatTGGGCGCTGGCCGAAGCGATGGCGTTTGGTTCGCTGCTGAAGGAAGGCATCCACGTCCGACTGTCCGGCCAGGACGTGGAGCGTGGCACATTCTCGCACCGTCATCACGTGCTGCACCATCAGACGGTCGACAAGGCGACGTACCGGCCGCTGTGCCACCTCTACCCGGATCAGGCCCCGTACACGGTGTGCAACAGCTCGCTGTCCGAGTTCGGTGTGCTCGGCTTTGAGTTGGGCTACTCGATGACCAACCCGAACGCGCTCGTCTGCTGGGAGGCCCAGTTCGGCGACTTCAACAACACCGCACAGTGCATTATCGATCAGTTCGTGTCGTCCGGACAGGCGAAATGGGTGCGCCAGAGCGGtttggtgatgctgctgccgcaCGGTATGGAGGGTATGGGACCGGAACATTCGTCGGCCCGCGTCGAGCGGTTCTTGCAGATGTGCTCGGACGATCCCGACTACTTCCCGCCAGAGTCGGACGAGTTTGCCATCCGGCAGCTGCACGACATCAACTGGATCGTGGCCAACTGTTCGACCCCGGGCAACTACTTCCACCTGCTGCGTCGCCAGATTGCGCTGCCGTTCCGCAAGCCGCTCATCGTGCTGACGCCCAAGTCGCTGCTGCGTCATCCGGAGTGCAGGAGCAACTTTAGCGAGATGACGGAGGGAACCGATTTCCAGCG ATTGATTCCCGACGCGCTGACCGCCGAAAACCCGAACCAGGTTAAGCGTGTGATTTTCTGTACTGGCCGTGTGTACTACGACCTGCTGAAGGCCCGTCGTGACCGCAAGCTGGATAACGATATTGCAATCAGCCGTATCGAACAG ATCTCGCCCTTCCCGTACGATCTGGTGAAGGCCGAATGCGCCAAATACCCGAACGCTGAGCTGGTGTGGGCCCAGGAGGAACACAAGAACCAGGGCTGCTGGACGTACGTGCAGCCACGCTTCGACACCGCGATCAACTCGACTCGTGATTTCAG
- the LOC118509527 gene encoding 2-oxoglutarate dehydrogenase, mitochondrial isoform X5, with amino-acid sequence MHRARTALHMVNPMGQQNFGAFLLKKPASKLTTELVAASSVKLYNSAAAEPFLNGSSSNYIDDMYNAWLRDPASVHASWDAYFRNNSYAAPPSLAPVPKNHVPAAQYLGSSLPAVAGGGVAVGGRIDDKLIDDHLAVQAIIRSYQSRGHLVADIDPLGILNAEINPERANLRANEKVTRSYMNFEEADMERVFKLPSTTFIGGKEKFLPLREILGRLEKAYCNKIGVEFMFINSLEQCNWIRERFETPNIMTYTNEEKRLILARLTRATGFEAFLAKKFSSEKRFGLEGCEIMIPAMKEVIDVSTRLGVESIIMGMPHRGRLNVLANVCRKPLHQIFTQFAGLEAADDGSGDVKYHLGTYIERLNRVTNKNIRLAVVANPSHLEAVDPVVQGKTRAEQFYRGDGEGKKVMSILLHGDAAFCGQGVVFETMHLSDLPDYTTHGTIHIVVNNQIGFTTDPRHSRSSPYCTDVARVVNAPIFHVNGDDPEAVMHVCKVAAEWRATFHKDVIIDIVSYRRNGHNEIDEPMFTQPLMYKKIRGTKPALDIYANQLISEGVVTAEEVKSVKDKYEKICEEAFEQAKTETHIKYKDWIDSPWSGFFEGKDPLKVAPTGVIEETLVHIGNRFSSPPPNAAEFVIHKGLLRVLAARKEMLENKTIDWALAEAMAFGSLLKEGIHVRLSGQDVERGTFSHRHHVLHHQTVDKATYRPLCHLYPDQAPYTVCNSSLSEFGVLGFELGYSMTNPNALVCWEAQFGDFNNTAQCIIDQFVSSGQAKWVRQSGLVMLLPHGMEGMGPEHSSARVERFLQMCSDDPDYFPPESDEFAIRQLHDINWIVANCSTPGNYFHLLRRQIALPFRKPLIVLTPKSLLRHPECRSNFSEMTEGTDFQRLIPDALTAENPNQVKRVIFCTGRVYYDLLKARRDRKLDNDIAISRIEQISPFPYDLVKAECAKYPNAELVWAQEEHKNQGCWTYVQPRFDTAINSTRDFSYVGRPCGASTATGSKAQHLKELKNLLDDAMAL; translated from the exons ATGCATCGCGCAAGAACAGCACTCCACATGGTGAACCCGATGGGTCAGCAGAACTTCGGAGCATTTCTGCTGAAGAAACCGGCGTCGAAG CTGACCACCGAACTGGTTGCCGCTTCGTCCGTGAAGCTTTACAACTCCGCCGCAGCCGAACCGTTCCTGAATGGTTCCTCGTCAAACTACATCGACGATATGTACAATGCGTGGCTGCGAGATCCAGCTTCCGTGCATGCG TCTTGGGATGCATATTTCCGCAATAACTCGTACGCCGCACCACCGAGCTTAGCTCCGGTGCCGAAGAACCATGTACCCGCCGCACAGTACCTCGGTAGCTCGCTGCCAGCCGTGGCAGGCGGTGGCGTCGCCGTCGGTGGACGCATCGACGATAAGCTGATCGATGATCATCTTGCCGTGCAAGCTATCATTCGCAGCTATCAG TCCCGTGGGCACCTGGTTGCGGACATTGATCCGCTGGGCATTCTGAATGCCGAAATCAACCCGGAGAGAGCGAATCTGCGTGCGAATGAAAAAGTTACCCGCAGTTATATGAACTTCG AGGAAGCCGACATGGAGCGCGTGTTCAAGCTGCCGAGCACAACGTTCATCGGTGGCAAGGAAAAGTTCCTGCCGCTGCGTGAAATTCTGGGCCGGCTGGAGAAGGCGTACTGCAACAAGATCGGCGTCGAGTTCATGTTCATCAACTCGCTCGAACAGTGCAACTGGATCCGCGAGCGCTTCGAAACGCCCAACATCATGACGTACACGAACGAGGAGAAACGTTTGATCCTGGCTCGTCTGACGCGCGCGACCGGCTTCGAAGCGTTCCTGGCGAAGAAATTCTCGTCGGAAAAGCGTTTCGGGCTGGAGGGTTGTGAGATTATGATTCCCGCCATGAAGGAGGTAATCGACGTGTCGACGCGCCTTGGCGTTGAGTCGATCATCATGGGTATGCCGCACCGTGGTCGCTTGAACGTGCTGGCCAACGTGTGCCGCAAGCCGCTGCACCAGATCTTTACGCAGTTTGCCGGTTTGGAAGCGGCCGATGAT GGTTCCGGTGACGTAAAGTACCATCTGGGTACGTACATTGAGCGGCTGAACCGTGTGACGAACAAGAACATTCGTCTGGCCGTCGTCGCCAACCCGTCCCATCTGGAGGCGGTCGATCCGGTAGTCCAGGGTAAGACGCGCGCCGAACAGTTCTACCGCGGCGATGGCGAGGGCAAGAAGGTGATGTCGATCCTGCTGCACGGTGATGCCGCGTTCTGCGGACAGGGTGTGGTGTTCGAGACGATGCATTTGTCCGACCTGCCGGACTACACCACGCACGGTACGATCCACATTGTGGTGAACAATCAGATCGGCTTCACGACCGATCCGCGTCACTCGCGCTCGTCGCCCTACTGCACGGACGTGGCACGCGTCGTCAATGCGCCCATCTTCCACGTGAACGGTGACGATCCGGAAGCGGTGATGCACGTGTGCAAGGTGGCGGCCGAATGGCGCGCCACCTTCCACAAGGACGTCATCATCGATATCGTGAGCTACCGGCGCAACGGGCACAACGAAATCGATGAGCCAATGTTCACGCAGCCGCTCATGTACAAGAAGATCCGCGGCACCAAGCCGGCGCTCGATATCTACGCGAACCAGCTGATCAGCGAGGGAGTCGTGACGGCCGAGGAGGTGAAGAGCGTGAAGGACAAGTACGAGAAGATTTGCGAGGAAGCGTTCGAGCAGGCAAAGACCGAAACGCACATCAAGTACAAGGACTGGATCGATTCGCCGTGGTCGGGCTTCTTCGAGGGCAAGGACCCGCTGAAGGTCGCCCCGACCGGGGTGATCGAAGAGACGCTGGTCCACATCGGCAACCGTTTCTCGTCGCCACCCCCGAACGCGGCCGAATTCGTCATCCACAAGGGTTTGCTGCGTGTGCTGGCCGCGCGTAAGGAAatgttggaaaacaaaacgatcgatTGGGCGCTGGCCGAAGCGATGGCGTTTGGTTCGCTGCTGAAGGAAGGCATCCACGTCCGACTGTCCGGCCAGGACGTGGAGCGTGGCACATTCTCGCACCGTCATCACGTGCTGCACCATCAGACGGTCGACAAGGCGACGTACCGGCCGCTGTGCCACCTCTACCCGGATCAGGCCCCGTACACGGTGTGCAACAGCTCGCTGTCCGAGTTCGGTGTGCTCGGCTTTGAGTTGGGCTACTCGATGACCAACCCGAACGCGCTCGTCTGCTGGGAGGCCCAGTTCGGCGACTTCAACAACACCGCACAGTGCATTATCGATCAGTTCGTGTCGTCCGGACAGGCGAAATGGGTGCGCCAGAGCGGtttggtgatgctgctgccgcaCGGTATGGAGGGTATGGGACCGGAACATTCGTCGGCCCGCGTCGAGCGGTTCTTGCAGATGTGCTCGGACGATCCCGACTACTTCCCGCCAGAGTCGGACGAGTTTGCCATCCGGCAGCTGCACGACATCAACTGGATCGTGGCCAACTGTTCGACCCCGGGCAACTACTTCCACCTGCTGCGTCGCCAGATTGCGCTGCCGTTCCGCAAGCCGCTCATCGTGCTGACGCCCAAGTCGCTGCTGCGTCATCCGGAGTGCAGGAGCAACTTTAGCGAGATGACGGAGGGAACCGATTTCCAGCG ATTGATTCCCGACGCGCTGACCGCCGAAAACCCGAACCAGGTTAAGCGTGTGATTTTCTGTACTGGCCGTGTGTACTACGACCTGCTGAAGGCCCGTCGTGACCGCAAGCTGGATAACGATATTGCAATCAGCCGTATCGAACAG ATCTCGCCCTTCCCGTACGATCTGGTGAAGGCCGAATGCGCCAAATACCCGAACGCTGAGCTGGTGTGGGCCCAGGAGGAACACAAGAACCAGGGCTGCTGGACGTACGTGCAGCCACGCTTCGACACCGCGATCAACTCGACTCGTGATTTCAG